GCGTCCTGGCCGGTCATGGCGTCGGCGATCAGGAGAGTCTCGATGGGCTTTGTCGCGTTCTTGACGGCGATCAACTCGGCCATGAGTTGATCGTCGATATGCAGGCGGCCTGCGGTATCAAGGATCACTACGTCCATGCCTTCACGCCGTCCGGCGTCCATGGCCCGTTTGGCGATGGCTAACGGCTGTTCGCCGAAGATGACGGGAAGAACGGCGACTTCGGCCTGTTTGCCCAATACCGTCAACTGCTGCTGCGCCGCCGGGCGGTAGACGTCCAGAGACGCCATCAGCACCTTCTTTTTTTCACGGCTCTTGAGGCGCAGGCCCAGCTTGGCGCAGGTGGTGGTCTTGCCCGATCCCTGTAGGCCGATCATGAGAACGGCGACCGGCGGGACTCCGACAAGATTGATGTCGTTTCCTTCGGTCCCCAGCATCTCCACCAGATGATCGTTGACGATCTTGATCACCATTTGACCGGGAGTGACGCTACGCAGAACTTCCGAGCCGACGGCGCGCTCCATGGCCGAAGCTATGAAATCCTTGACCACGGGAAGAGCCACGTCGGCTTCAAGCAGAGCCGTGCGCACCTCATGCAACGCAGTGGAGACATCGGCCTCGGAAAGCGCGCCGCGCTTTCTCAGCTTGTCGAATATCTCGCCTAACCGATCACTCAGGCTATCAAACATGGAGGTCGCCGCTTTTCCCTGAAAAAATGTCTTAAACAACAAAAAACGCCGGTGCGCGAAACTCGCGGACCGGCGGCGCCCCGCAGGACGTCGTACCGAATCCGCGCACTCTATTGACGGCGCAAAGGCAAGTCAAGGGCGGGGTCGCCACCTTGACGACAGCACATGATATGTTGAGCCGCCCGCAAGATTCCCCCTTGCTTCCGGCTGCCGTTACCGTAAGAATCCGGGCGGCATTCATTATTGTCGTAAGGGGGCGTCATGGGAGAGCCGGCTGACAAGACCGTTGACGAGCCTGAAAAGTCAAAAGCGGCGCCTGAGGGAGAACCGCGCAGGCGCATGAACAGGATGGCTCTCGCCATCGGTCTTTGCATGGCCGCCGTGATCGCCGGCGCCGTTTTCTTCTCCCTTAAATTCGTCGAAGACGAACGCCTGAGAAAACTCCAGGAATGGCAGACCATCCTGGGGATAGTCGCCGACAGCCGGGCGGCGTCGATCAATGAATGGGTAGACCAGAACTTCGCTTCCCTGCGTGAGTTGACGGAGAACGCCTCGCTCCAGCTTTACATGAGCGAACTTGCCATGGCCGAAGGCTCAGCGGCAGGTTCCGACGAACCGGCCCAGGCGTCATACTTGCGCAACCTGCTTATGGCGACGGCGGAACGGACGGGATTCAAGTCCCCCATGGCGACGGGAGAAATAGCCGCCAACGTGGAAAAGGTCGGCGTCGCCGGACTCGGCATCACCGACGCCGACGGCAAGGCCATCGTCAGCACATCAGACATGCCGCCGATCACCGGCAAGATTCGCAAGGCCATCGCCACCGCCCTTGACGGCGAACCGGCGATCATCGACGTCTACATGGGCGCCAGCAATCTGCCCACCATCGGCTTTGTTTTGCCGGTGTTCGGCATCCAGGACAGCGGCGCCGGCGCTCGCGGCATCGGCGCCGTCGTCGGGCTTCGCGTCATCGACAAAAGCCTCTTTGAAAGACTGAAGCAACTGGGCGACACGGCGCAAACCGCAGAGACCTACCTCGTCCGCTCCACCGGCGCGACGGTGGAATACATCTCCCCGCTGGCCGACGGAACGGAGCCGTTGAAGCGCTCACTGGCGCTTGACACGCCTGATCTGGCCGAGGCCTTCGCGCTGGAAAAACCCGGCGGCTTCGCCGTGAAGAAAAACTATGCCGCCAAAGACGTGCTTGTAACGTCCAGGCCGCTGGCCGGCCTGCCTTGGGTCATTGTGCGCACGATTACCCGCGACGAGGCCCTGTCCGGCACCGAAACGCGCCTGAAGACCATCCTGATCGTCTTTGTTTTGATCATCGTCGGCGTCACCATCGCCATTATCGCCGTTTGGCGCCACGGAAGCTCGCTGCGCGCCACCGAAGCCCTTGAAAAAGCCCGCATCAATTCCGAGCGCTTCGAGAACATGACCAAGTTCATGAATGTGGTCACCAACAGCCAGCCGACCAAGATCGTCGCGGTCTCCGGCGACGCCAGATACACCTTCGCCAACGAACCGGCCGCCAGGGGCACCGGCATCACGCCCAAGGAGATGATCGGCAAGACCATGGCCGCCGTCATGGGGCCTGTGCAGGCGGAGGCTTACGCCGAGATCAACCGCGACATCCTCGAACGTTTCGCCAGGGACAATAATGCTTCCGACGTCCGCGAGCAGCATTTTCACACCTTCGGCGAAGAGGGCGACGAAGACTTCGCGGTGATCAGGTCTGATCATATTCCGCTGCGCGGAGACCGGGATTTCCCCCCCGCCGTGCTGATGATCCTGGACGACATAACCGACCTGACCAAAGAGCGCCGGCGCAGTGAAAACATGCTTAACCAGTTGATCAGCACCCTGGTCAGCGTGGTTGACCGTCGTGATCCGTTCTCGGCTCACCACTCCGAGCGGGTGGGAGAAGTGGCGAAAAGCATCGCCGAGGAAATGGGCGCTTCCAAAGAGGACGCCAAGACCGTCAGAATCGCCGGCAAGCTGATGAATTTGGGAAAAATCTTTATTCCCCCGGAGCTGCTGACCAAGGCCGACAAGCTGTCCCCCGAAGAGCGCAGTCTGGTGGAAAACAGCTATCTGGTCAGCGTCGATCTGCTGGAGAACGTCGATTTTGACGGCCCGGTGGTGGACACCATCCGCCAGTTGGGAGAGACCTGGGACGGAAGCGGGCCGCTGGGCATGAAGCACGATGAAGTCCTGCTGCCCGCCCGCATCCTTTCCGTCGCCAACACCTTTGTCGGCATGGTCAGTCCCCGCGCCTACCGGGGCGCTTTGACCTTCGAGAAGGTGTCGATAATCATGCTCGACCAGTCAGGCAGCAAGTTCGACCGCAAGCCTGTTTCCGCCCTCATCAACTTCCTTGAAAACCGGGGAGGAATGGAAAAATGGGCGTACTTCCGCGAGAAGCCTATGTAAATTCTGTTACCTCGCAAATGAAGTCGTGGAATTTGCCGGAGGCGTCTTTCGCGATCTCGCCGCAGTAGGCAAAGTTGACGGCGCATGAAGGGATGAACTTTTCCCTTACCCACTCCCGCAGCCTGTTTTCCTCCTTGACCGTAAGGCCGCGTTCCACGGCGAGGCGAACCTCAATGGTTTTCACACCCTTTTGGACAAACTGAAATTGCCGGATGGGGGCGATTTTAAGGAAGGATTTGATGCTGTCGCTGCTCAGCAGGGTGGCGCGTTTTTCACCGCTCGGCAGAACCAGCAAATTCTGTTCCCTGCCGATAATCCGCTTTAATGCCGGCAGCCCGCGTCCGCAAGGGCAGGCTTCCCCCACTTCCGCATAGTCGCCGATGTCATAGCGTAGAAGCGGCATGGCGAAGTTGTGCATCGGCGTGACGATAACCCTGCCCGTTTGACCGGGAGAACAGGCGTTCCCCTGATCGTCAAGTATCTCCACCATCGTCCCCTCGGACTGAACGTGGTAGCATTCATGGTCCGGGCATTGCAGGGCGATATAGCCGACTTCCCGCGAACTGTAGATATCGCACACCTCCACCCCCCAGGCCTCGCGGCAAAGCTCCCTGACCGGGGGAGTGACGACTTCCGATATGGCCTGAACCTTCCGCAGGTTCGGCAGCCTGATATTATTTTTCAGGCTGTATTCGGCCAGTTCCTTGATATTGCTGGGGAAAGAAAGGATGTATTGCGGATCCTGCCGCCCGAGCCAATCCATCTGCTGTTGCGCGGCGCAGGTGATGTTCAGGGTAACCGCCTTTCCGGCGCCGGGGACCGAGCCGGTGATTACTCCCCAGCGGCCGGCGCCGCCGCCGGGATAAGGCGCGTCGCCTTTTTTGGAGCTTCTGATCACCGCCATCTTCCCGGTCAGGTCGAAGCCCTGCCAGTTCTGGTTGCGCATGGTGAAGGCGTCGAAGAAAAGCATCGCCAGTTTCGATCTCATCACATGGACGGGTTTTCCGGTTGACCCGGAAGTAAAGATTCCCGACACCTTGCCGTGTCCCGGCGGCATCTTTTTGCTGTGCAACGCCGCGCCGGCCTGCTGGATATCCTTGCGGTAAAGGATCGGCAATTTTGCCCATTGCCGATCCGTGATCCGCCCTTTCGGATGAAGGCCGACCCCGTCAAGCCGCTCGCGGTAAAACGGAACCGTTTGGTAGGCGTGGGTAAGCAATCGGCCCAACTGACGAAGTTGCAGCGAGCGGATATCTTTTTCCGGCAACCACTGGCTTTGCTCGAATTGGTATTGAAGCGCCATCAGCAGACGCACCCACCCTCCCGGCAGTGACGGCCATACATTTCCTTCAAAAGACGATTTGGGAACGAAGATGGGCATGAAATTAACCGTAAATATCCCTGGCACGCTTTCTGAAGGCGGAGACCATGACCCGCACCGCTGTCTCGAACACCGCGCCGATCATTTTTTGCAGCAGCCCGGAGCGGAACTCGAAATCGACGAAAAAATCGACCTCGCACTTTCCGCCCTCAACCTTATTGAAAATCCAGTGGTTGTTCAAATACTTGAAGGGACCGTCGGCGTAGGAGACATCGATGCGTCCCGGTCTGTCCAGCTTCACCGTGGAGGTGAATCGTTCGCGGAAAATATTAAAGCCGATCACCATGTCGGCGACCAACTCGTTTCCGTTTCTCTCGCGGATGCGCGTGGAGACGCACCACGGCAGGAACTCGGGGTATTTCTCGATGTCGGCGACCAGATCGAACATTTGTTCGGGGGTATGGGAGAGAACCCGTTTTTCCGCATGGGTCGGCATGGCGGCGGCTACCCGGCTTTACGCGCTGCGCACAGTTTCTCGAAGTCCTCGTCGGCGTGGTAGGACGAGCGGGTCAGCGGCGTGGACGCCACCATCAGGAAGCCCTTGGCCTCGCCCAGACGCCTGTATTCATCAAACTCATCAGGGGTGACGAAGCGTTCCACCGGCGCATGACGGGGAGTCGGTTGCAGGTATTGGCCGATAGTCAGAAAATCGACATTCGCCGAACGCAGGTCGTCCATCGCCTGAAGCGCCTCGCCCCGCTCTTCGCCGAGACCGACCATGATGCCCGACTTGGTGAAGATGTCCGGCGCCAGTTCCTTGGCCCGATCCAGCAGCCGCAGGGAATGGAAATAACGCGCCCCCGGACGGATAACGGGATAAAGGCGCGGAACCGTCTCCAGATTATGGTTAAAGACATCGGGGCCGGCGGCGATGACCGCCGCCAACGCCTCTTTCTTGTTGCGGAAGTCAGGCGTCAGCACTTCGATGGTGGTGGCGGGCGAGGTCTCGCGAATCCGCTCGATGCACCGCACGAACTGTCCCGCCCCGCCGTCCTCCAGATCATCCCGGTTGACCGAGGTGATCACCACATGCTTAAGGCCGAGCCTGGCGACGCTCAAGGCCAGATTGTCAGGCTCCAGAGGGTCAACAGGGGACGGCTTGCCGGTCTTGACGTTGCAAAAGGCGCAGGCGCGGGTGCATGTAGCGCCGAGGATCATCACCGTGGCGTGTTTCCTCGACCAGCATTCCGCGATGTTGGGACATGCCGCCTCCTCGCAGACGGTGTTGAGACGATGCTCGCGCAACAGTTCGCGGGTTTCACCGTAAGCCTTGGCCACCGGCGCCCTGACGCGGATCCACGGAGGCTTGCGCAACGCCGTCTTGAGGGGGCGGATATTCTTCATAGGACTGGCTTTACCGCCTTGATGACGGCCGAGACCACATAGTTTTCGATGCCGCGCCCCGGCGCCCATTCCTTGATCGTCATGCGGCTTTCTTCCTTAGTCTTGATATCAATGCCGATGAAACCGGCAGCGGCAAGCCAGCCGGATAATTGGTCTATGGCGGCGCACCCGGAAATACAGCCGCACAGCAATTCGGCATCGTTCTTGAACTCGTCGGGCAGTTCCGCCGTAGCCACCACGTCGGATATGGCCAACCGCCCCCCCGGCTTCAGGACGCGGAAGGCCTCGCGCAATGCCTGCGGCTTGTTCGGAGAAAGGTTAAGGACGCAGTTGGAGATGATGACATCGGCGGTATTGTCGGCCGCCGGCAGGTTTTCGATCTCGCCGAGGCGGAACTCGACGTTGCCGTAGCCGATCCTGCGGGCGTTGTCGCGGGCCTTCTTCAGCATTTCCGGAGTCATGTCGATGCCGATGACGCGCCCTTCCTTGCCCACCCTTCCGGCGGCGAGGAAGCAATCGATGCCGCCGCCGCTGCCCAGATCGATGACCGTCTCGCCCGGCTTCATGGCGGCGATGGCGGCGGGGTTGCCGCAGCCCAGGCCCATGTTGGAACCTTCGGGCAGGGAAGCAAGTTCATCATCGCTATAGCCGAAAGCCTTCGCCAAATCCTCGGCGGACGGAGTTTTCGCGCCGCAACAGGATGACGATTCAGGCAGGCAACACCCGGAATTGGTGGCCCCGGAGGCGATGGCGGCATAGGACCGGCGCACGCTGTCATGGACTGCTTCGGCGGTTTCCCCGGTCATTGATATCTCCCTAGTGGAGTGACTCCAACAAATATTTCCCGCGCTTTACGCAATTCAACCCCTCCTAACCTCCCCTTGGCAAGGGGAGGTTAACTCCCCGATCTCCCTAAAAATGTATGGCGCGCCCGAAAGCGTCAAGCGCCGACTCGTGCATCATCTCTGATAGGGTCGGATGCGGAAAGACAGTTTGCATCAGTTCGGCCTCGGTGGTCTCCAGGCCCATGGCGACGGCATAGCCCTGGATCAGTTCGGTAACTCCGGCGCCGATCATGTGAGCGCCCAGCAATTCTCCGGTTTTTGCGTCAAACACGGTTTTGACCATGCCCTCCGTCTCGCCCAGCGCCATGGCCTTGCCGTTAGCGGCAAAGGGGAAGCGGCCGATCTTGACCTGATATCCCTTTTCCTTGGCCTTGTTTTCGGAAAGGCCGATGCTCGCCACCTGGGGCCGGCAATAGGTGCAGCCGGGAATGCGGGAGATATCCAGGGGGTGAACGCCGTTCAGGCCGGCGATCTTCTCGACGCAGATGATCCCCTCGTGAGAGGCCTTGTGAGCCAGCCACGGCGGGCCGGCGACATCGCCGATAGCGTATACGCCCGGCTCGCCGGTTCGGCACCATTGGTCGGTGACGATGTGCGTCCTCTCCACCTTGACCTTGGTCCCTTCGAGGCCGAGATTTTCGGTATTGCCGACGATGCCGGCGGCGACGATCACCCGATCCGCCTTTATGTCCAATGTCTTGCCGTTATGCTCGACGGCGGCGGCAACGGAGTTCTTGCTTTTGACCAGGGACTTCACCGTCGCCGAGACATGGATTTCCATGCCTTGGGCGCGGAAAGCCTTGGCGGCCAGAGCGGAAATTTCCTCATCCTCAACCGGCAGCACCCGGTCCAGCGCCTCGACCACCGTCACCTTGGAGCCGAGGGTGCTGAAAAAACTTGCGAACTCGATGCCGATGGCCCCCGAACCGACCACCAGCAACGACTTGGGAACGGTATCGGCGACCAGC
The DNA window shown above is from Rhodospirillales bacterium RIFCSPLOWO2_02_FULL_58_16 and carries:
- a CDS encoding dihydrolipoyl dehydrogenase, which codes for MNSVPSFDLLIIGGGPGGYVAAIRAAQLGMSAAVVEREHLGGICLNWGCIPTKALLHSAEIYHDMQNASAYGIEVKGVGFDIKKIVERSRTISKQLNKGIGHLLKKNKVTVIDGSARLDGPGKIQVKTTDGKVSSLSARNIILATGARARILPGLEPDGKLVWSYREALVADTVPKSLLVVGSGAIGIEFASFFSTLGSKVTVVEALDRVLPVEDEEISALAAKAFRAQGMEIHVSATVKSLVKSKNSVAAAVEHNGKTLDIKADRVIVAAGIVGNTENLGLEGTKVKVERTHIVTDQWCRTGEPGVYAIGDVAGPPWLAHKASHEGIICVEKIAGLNGVHPLDISRIPGCTYCRPQVASIGLSENKAKEKGYQVKIGRFPFAANGKAMALGETEGMVKTVFDAKTGELLGAHMIGAGVTELIQGYAVAMGLETTEAELMQTVFPHPTLSEMMHESALDAFGRAIHF
- a CDS encoding ubiquinone-binding protein — protein: MPTHAEKRVLSHTPEQMFDLVADIEKYPEFLPWCVSTRIRERNGNELVADMVIGFNIFRERFTSTVKLDRPGRIDVSYADGPFKYLNNHWIFNKVEGGKCEVDFFVDFEFRSGLLQKMIGAVFETAVRVMVSAFRKRARDIYG
- a CDS encoding lipoyl synthase translates to MKNIRPLKTALRKPPWIRVRAPVAKAYGETRELLREHRLNTVCEEAACPNIAECWSRKHATVMILGATCTRACAFCNVKTGKPSPVDPLEPDNLALSVARLGLKHVVITSVNRDDLEDGGAGQFVRCIERIRETSPATTIEVLTPDFRNKKEALAAVIAAGPDVFNHNLETVPRLYPVIRPGARYFHSLRLLDRAKELAPDIFTKSGIMVGLGEERGEALQAMDDLRSANVDFLTIGQYLQPTPRHAPVERFVTPDEFDEYRRLGEAKGFLMVASTPLTRSSYHADEDFEKLCAARKAG
- the arsM gene encoding arsenite S-adenosylmethyltransferase (in Rhodopseudomonas palustris this protein confers resistance to arsenite; catalyzes the formation of a number of methylated intermediates from arsenite and SAM producing trimethylarsine); protein product: MTGETAEAVHDSVRRSYAAIASGATNSGCCLPESSSCCGAKTPSAEDLAKAFGYSDDELASLPEGSNMGLGCGNPAAIAAMKPGETVIDLGSGGGIDCFLAAGRVGKEGRVIGIDMTPEMLKKARDNARRIGYGNVEFRLGEIENLPAADNTADVIISNCVLNLSPNKPQALREAFRVLKPGGRLAISDVVATAELPDEFKNDAELLCGCISGCAAIDQLSGWLAAAGFIGIDIKTKEESRMTIKEWAPGRGIENYVVSAVIKAVKPVL